The region TATATGATCTTGTTTGGTTAGTATCTTTTTTAAGCTGTTGGTATTTGTTCAGGATCAAGAAGGATCTGAGAAGTCTGATAAGGAAGCCCCTGCTGCAGGAGAGGTTGAAGAGTTAACTGATGAAGAGTAGTAGTAGATTTGTGATTCATCATACATGAATACTATGTTGAAATGTCCATTTGACCTAGTCTAAAATTGTATATTTTGGAATGTTTATGGATTTAAATTTAGATGTTTGTTGATTGGGTTAGAAGCTTCAGTGCAACATCTTATGTACTGTTTATCTTGGAATATCACCAATAGTATGCTAGTTACTTTATTTCTACAGCTACTGTGTTGCCTTTTATTTTTCTTCCCCTGTGATCATGCATTCTGATTCCAAATGTTTTCAAATGATTATTCAAAAGTGGTTGTGGACCAAGGCCCACACATGTTCTAGTAGTTGGTTCGCTGCATCATTTGAGTATGCCCACATAATATACAAAACATGAATAAAAACATAAGCTGTACTATCTTTTGCTTCAAATCTGAAGTATGATGTAAAAATGAATACATAGTTTATTGAAAAACAATATTGAATTGGAAATTGAACTAAACAATAAGCATTGTGATGCTCAACCTGGAAATGAAAGATTTAAATAAAGTTGGAGCCTAATCTATCTCGTGTAATAATGGTCATAAGGCATGAAAATATCTATGATAATTTAGTCAGCATCTTGCTGACCCGTTGTCCCTTATACCTATCCCTTGCATGGCTGCAAGGGTTTACCACATAAGCACAAATTGTGGGCATAGGCTGCTTGTGGAAAGATGTTGAAAGGTCTAGTCTGTGGAATTTCTCCACACAGCCTGTTTGTCCTGAAATTTGCATGCTTGAGACTAGTGATCTGTGAAAAGCTACCTGGTATTTGTCCTGTTATTCCATTTATAGATACATCAAGCCATTGTAGGTTCTGCAACTGACCTAGACTTGAAGGGATGTTTCCCAGTATGTTATTTCTTGAGATGTCCAATCTTTCGAGTTCTACCAAATTTGAAATAGAAACTGGGATTGAACCTGATAGATTGTTGCTTCCCAAGTTTAGCACCTTCAAACTTGAACCTTCTACAAATTCTGGAATGTGACCAGAAATGAAATTGTCTGAGACATCAATTACCTCCAAAGAGCTGCTTGTCATGTTATTTATGAATGACGACAGTGAACCTATCAAATGATTTGCATGCAAATCTATTGAAGCCAACCCAGACGGCAATTTTATCTTAGAAATGTCAAACCTCAACTGGTTGTTTGAGAGCTTGACATCTTGCAAACTGGACATATTTGTGAAGAAGTTTGAGATACCAGCAACCAGAAAGTTGTCTGATAGGTCTATAGAGCTCAAAGTGTCGGGTCTGACAAAACGCGGAAGATCACCCTTCAATTTACACCCGGCTAGGTGTACATCTCTAAGTTCCTTGCTTCTGATCCAATCAGGAACACTTCCAAGGCTGAGAATATTATAAGACAGGTCTATGGACAAAAGGGAAGGAATGCCCTTGACAGGAATCGCAGGTAAGGGATCCGAGAGTCCATTTCTCGATACATTAAGGTACCAAAGTTTCTGCAATTTCGATATGGATAGTGGAAAGTGTCCTGTTAGCTGATTGCCACTAAGTTGAAGACTTGTCAGTGATTTCAGGTTTCCTATTTGATCCGGAATGTTTCCTGTGAGCTTGTTATAGCTCATAGACAAGTCTACAAGATTCACAAGACTGAACATCGAAATCGGAATATTTCCTGTTAGTAGGTTATAAGACAGGTCTAGATTAGTCAAGTTTCGAAACTCCCCAACAAAATCCGGGATAGGCCCTGATAACAAATTGTAACTGAGATCAAGATAATTCAAATTTCTAAGGTTTTTGAAACTGAGCGGAATAGAACCTGATAGAAAATTTCTCGCCACAGTAACTTGAACAAGGTTTTTCAGATTCCCTAATGTTGGAGGGATCTGTCCTTTCAAATGGTTACCACTCAATGAAAGGGTTTCAAGCAAAGGCAAAAAACCTAAGCTTGGAGGAATGCACCCTCCAAGTGAATTATCTTCAAGAACAAGATGTTTAAGGTTAGTTAAATTCGAGAAGCTTGAAGGAATTGGTCCTGTAATATGCTTCATTCCACTTATCATTATTACCTCTAAGAAATGCAAATTACCAAGTGCTGGAGAAAGAGTACCCTTCATAAAACTCCCACTATCTTTAACATCAGGACTTTGTATCTGCAACATATTAACTCTACCAGTGGATGCATCACATTGAACTCCTTCCCATCCTCCGTCGCAGCAGTCGCGGCTTATCCACGAAGATAAGGTATCTGTTGTGTCCTTGAAAATGCTTGCTTTAAAGGTGAGAAGAGAAGCTCTATCTTGTTCTGAACAAATTGGAGGTTTTGGTGATGAAGCACTTTCTGAGAAGAAGTTACTGAGTATTGAAAATATCAGAACAAGGTTTAAAACCCATGTGAAAAATTGCATTTTGAGAAGTGTGTCTTGATCAAAATAAGTTTTTTTCTTCTTCTCTGAAGTTGGGATCTGACAAGAGAAACTTTGAGTTAGTAAAAGAAGAGAAAAAAAGTAAAGAATTAGTAATTTAGTAAGAAAAAGTGTAGAAAAAGTACCAATCCGACATTGATTTATTCTAAGGTAAgatatgatgatgatgaagtgtgTTTGTGTTGTCTGAAAATTATGATTCTGTTGGAAATTTTCTGCATGCAAGATAGTGATTTGTGCAGTCTCTTATTTATAGTTagaaaggaaaagaaaaaaacaCAAAGGTTGTAAGAAATTTGGATTAATTTAAAGAAGTTCACATGGTGAAATTGTGACCGTTTGATGAATCACGAGGATCCTTGGTTATTCGAACGTTGGAGCGCACTAGATTCAAAATCTGTCAAGGGTTTTACTATAAAATTTAGCTTCTGTCTGTTATTTATACTGTCCACATGTTCCTTGTTTAGGAGTATGAATTGAAAATGAATAGTACTATCATTTTTTTGTTTGGCTCGTAGAATCCTTATACAAGTGTGTCTTTGGTTAATTGATTCTTAATTGATTTAgaattgatatatatatatatatatatatatatatatatatatatatatatatatatatatatatatatatatatatatatatatatatatatatatatatatatatatatatatatatatatatatatatatatatatatatatatatatatatatatatataggtgGCGTCAGATTTATTGATGTCTTAATATCAAGTATTGATGGTGCAATAGTCAATGCATGCGCTGATATGTGTGACGTCTTCTCATATATCAATGATTTAATATATTGTTGGAAAAGATGATATTGTGgtaataaaattaaaaaaataagaTTATTATGGAAAAAAAATGAGGTTTGAtcaatttaatttttatttattattattttttaaatttttatttatttaaatattaacTTTTTATATAAAAATCCATTATAAAATGACAATATTTGactatttaaaaataaataaatgtcAATTTTTTTTTTTCCATTTGATACGTTGGTTCAATGGTAATAACTTATGTTATAATATAAAGATAATAATTTCAAATATTTAATATTTGGTTGTAAAATGACTAATTATGTCGTTctaattaataaaatatattaatattttTACTAGCTAGTTAACTTCATATATATTCTAGAATACTTGGATTTatgttttccttttttttttttgagtttcaTATTACGTAATAAAGTTgttttctttttaaaaaattATCAATTTTTGTAAGATAAAAGtaaaaaaaagtgtttgagaaataCCTTCAAAGACAAGAAgagaaaaataagcaaaaggtAAAAAACCAAGTCAAGTGGAATACCCCATTGTAAACCCATGTTTGGTAGGTTTCCACTTTTACTTTGTATGGATATATATAATTTTATAATTTATTGTAAATATTACATTTAAGTATGGAAAAATAAGTTGCTTGACAACTATAAAAGGGTTAAATAacttttcattttattttctatttttaaagACATGTATAAGAAAAATTAAAATGTTCCCCTTTTATATAGATATTTAAAAGGATAAATAAAGTGATACTTTTATAActattaataaaataaaaaatatttattttatcaaTAAAGAAAATTATTTTTTCTAATAATTTAGACTTGGATCAAAACATgaaataatttttaataaaaaattaatttactttaaaattaaattaaattaaatttgaCAGATTCATGTCTATGCTGAACTTTAACCACTTGAAATGAATTCATTAGATTACATCAAgaaattatttatattattttgCCTAGTCATTTTCAAcagtaaataaaataaaataaaaacaataatCACTGTTTGTTTTTCTTAAAGCATGATGAATATCTACTTTGCCTTCTCAGTAAGTATGCTTAACTTGCTAATTACTTCCTTTACAGCAGTGCAATTTTTGTTTGCTTATATCATTTAAGAATAATTAAAAATGGGGTCCCCTTTATTCTTACTTGGTTCTAGAACAATGCTTCTACATTGTCCATTTAATCTTGATTAACATTTTTCTCCAAAATTTCTAAAATATGTAAAGAATTACATGTTTTATACATTACAAATGAAAGTCATAcaaaaataaattaagaatgCAGAGAATTCAAACAAAATCATTAGAACTTAGACTGAATATATGTTAAATTAATAAATAACTATAATAAAtcttataaaaataataatattagCAATAGTAGTTAATTTGAGTAATTTGGTTAAatattcaaataattattttatttgtatttaaaattttaaaattaaattattaattttaaaatatgtttATTTATTGATACTTCaataattttattttatctttattttaatatatctttatttgtttcctttttctttttgcatATAAGAAGACAAAAAACACCATGCCACGATTATATTAAACTGGTTCCTGTTGAGTCTTTATCGAGAAAATAACTAAGATTAATATGGATATCATCCAACATTATAACAGAGAAATCAATTAGACAACCTCAAAGATCTTGGACATCAAAATTTGCTTCAAGATGAATATGAATAATTTAATAATCCATACTGAAAGATTGATAAGAGAGAATCTCGTTAAGGAAATGGTCTTAGAAAGACCTATGTAACTTACTGTTAATAGGGTGAACCATGATCTCATGTCAAACTTTGATGATTGAATTGTTATTTTAGTGCTATGGTCCGACTATGGTCCTTCTAATCGATATGAGTAGATGTCCCTTTAAGGAAGATATTCATTTTAGGTTTTGCAATGTTATAATCTTCTTGTGGATAACTACTTTAAAAGAGTGACATTATTGAACTGACGTTAGAAACGTGACGTCAATTTCCTTTGATCCTCATATCCGATGGTCCGTAAGCTCTACGCCGATATGGCTAATGGGGAATCTCTTATCATGCTGGATCAAAATTAGTTGGACTTTGACCCAGACTAGAACACTAGTCCTTCAATTCAAGGCCGACAAAGTTGAGTCATGGTTTATTTTGGATCTCTTTAGGATCTGACCACTAAGAAGTCGGTATCTTCATGTATGCCTTTCTTTAAGTATCAATGGACCTTGTTTGATTGATTTCATTAGTCGTTTTAAAGAACCGTGCAAGATATTTATGCTTTAACTTAAATCTTCTTGGTAGTAATTTGGTTACCAAGTCTAGTCACTCTAAACATAACTATATTATTGTGGTCCTTCCATAAAACCTAAATAAAAACTCCCCAAAAATTATGTCAATCTTCTCTGTTTAGATATTCCGATAAGGCTAAAGACGCAAATCAAAGCTAAAAGTGTAGCTTAATAGTCTTATCTAATGAATTGATTCTAATATTGTTGGCCATCCTCTCAATATCTTAGCATATATATGATGGTTTCAAGTTGAGACTAACATTGAAGATATGTATGTCTTCATTCGTCATTTGTTGGTGAGATCTCATTGTATTTGTAAGCAAAAATGTATACGTAAGCTTTTAAAAGGATGATATAAATTCGAGTAGGGTCTTTTTAGTGTCAAATTAGATCAAATAAAGAATGATTATTGATAGTATCTTTACATTAGTAGAAAGATCCCTATTATGAACATCAATGCTTCCATTTCTTGAATCCTTCAACTTTGATATCAAATGAGACATGTGACCAAACAAATGAAGGATGGGAAAACAACAATGATCAAGGATGTGTTGTTTGTACCATATATGCAATGCAACTTATTAAGTTTGGGGAAACTAGTCGAGAAGGGCTATTCAATGTTCATGGAGAATGACTTTCTAAAGTTGTTTGTTTCAAAGAAGAGGATAATCCAGAAGTCTTGCTTGTCAAGAAACAATACTTTCAAGGTATGCATTCAAAATTCATATGTAAGGTGTTTTGTTGCAACATCGCATGAATAAGAAGTTGAGTTATGGAACAAGAAGTATGGTCATTTGAACTAAAAAATCCTAAGTCAATTGAATTCCAAATGAGTGGTGCCAGGATACTCTAAGGTACATACTCATGGAATCTCATGCAATGTACACTTGGTAGAGAAACAACCTAGACTAGCTTTCAAGTTTAGTTTTCCTATGAGAGCCAATGAAGTGCTAGGTGTTATCCACTCAGAAATTTTTGGATCATTATAAGTGATCACCCATGGTGGAAACAAATACTTCATCATCTTTGTAGATGCATTTTATAGAATCTTGTGGTTGTTTCTTATAAAGGCTAAAAGTGAAGCTTGAGATGTTTTCAAAAAATTCAAAGTGATGATAAAAAGTTATAGTGGAATGTTGGTGAAGATATTGAGAAGTGATGATGGAGGTGAGTATACTTCTAAGGACTTTGAATCCTTTTGTGTAAGCCATGGTATCACTCAAGAATTCGCAATTCCATACTCCCTAACATAATGGCCCGACAGAAAGAAATAATAGAAGCATTCTCAAGATGGCTAGAAGTATGATAAAGCAAAAGAGCACACCACATGAGTTTTAGGGTGATGCAATATCAACTACAAAATATATTCTAAACACGCGCCCCATAAAAAAATTGATGAACAAAGTTTCTAAAGAAACTTGGTCAGGAAGAAAGCCTATTGCCAGCCATCTAAATGTGTTTGGATCCTTGTGTTACAAGCATATCCATGATGCCATAAGAAGGAAGTTAGAGTACAAGAGCAAGCTAATGATTTTCGTAGTTTACCATAACACAAGTGCCTATAGACTAATTAATCCTATGATAAAACAAATTTCTATTAGAAAAGATATGGTGATATTGGAAGATGAAACATGTAATTAGAAAGTTGGAATTCAAGATGTTGCAAGCT is a window of Lathyrus oleraceus cultivar Zhongwan6 chromosome 6, CAAS_Psat_ZW6_1.0, whole genome shotgun sequence DNA encoding:
- the LOC127098063 gene encoding DNA damage-repair/toleration protein DRT100, which codes for MQFFTWVLNLVLIFSILSNFFSESASSPKPPICSEQDRASLLTFKASIFKDTTDTLSSWISRDCCDGGWEGVQCDASTGRVNMLQIQSPDVKDSGSFMKGTLSPALGNLHFLEVIMISGMKHITGPIPSSFSNLTNLKHLVLEDNSLGGCIPPSLGFLPLLETLSLSGNHLKGQIPPTLGNLKNLVQVTVARNFLSGSIPLSFKNLRNLNYLDLSYNLLSGPIPDFVGEFRNLTNLDLSYNLLTGNIPISMFSLVNLVDLSMSYNKLTGNIPDQIGNLKSLTSLQLSGNQLTGHFPLSISKLQKLWYLNVSRNGLSDPLPAIPVKGIPSLLSIDLSYNILSLGSVPDWIRSKELRDVHLAGCKLKGDLPRFVRPDTLSSIDLSDNFLVAGISNFFTNMSSLQDVKLSNNQLRFDISKIKLPSGLASIDLHANHLIGSLSSFINNMTSSSLEVIDVSDNFISGHIPEFVEGSSLKVLNLGSNNLSGSIPVSISNLVELERLDISRNNILGNIPSSLGQLQNLQWLDVSINGITGQIPGSFSQITSLKHANFRTNRLCGEIPQTRPFNIFPQAAYAHNLCLCGKPLQPCKG